A single window of Nocardia sp. NBC_01327 DNA harbors:
- a CDS encoding DUF2510 domain-containing protein: MKAGIVGLIRKSVSLSTMGLVRWSNPAADAAKYARQTRNAARMQVAQNAQQLQALRQQQTALDHANTREAVRPNPTPPGWFGDPGYPGQLRWWDGIQWTQHVQAAPSPPPPPAAPYSR; the protein is encoded by the coding sequence ATGAAAGCAGGAATCGTGGGGCTGATCCGAAAGTCAGTAAGTCTTTCTACTATGGGCCTCGTGCGCTGGAGCAATCCGGCAGCAGATGCCGCCAAATATGCGCGGCAGACCCGTAATGCGGCACGGATGCAGGTAGCGCAGAACGCGCAACAGCTCCAGGCGCTACGCCAGCAACAAACCGCGCTCGATCACGCGAATACGCGGGAAGCGGTGCGCCCGAACCCGACTCCGCCCGGCTGGTTCGGCGACCCTGGCTATCCAGGGCAACTCCGGTGGTGGGACGGCATCCAATGGACACAGCATGTTCAGGCTGCACCTTCTCCCCCGCCGCCGCCCGCAGCTCCGTATAGCCGCTAA
- a CDS encoding helix-turn-helix domain-containing protein yields the protein MATNARTIGELTRLLVTEIRATLSRLRWTQPDLSERAGVPLRTLEKILRSDSALDVEQLDQIAKAFGISPEELIAAARHNENIYLPNGRLNPELIAGTAPSAETIARIAARHPSSDAG from the coding sequence ATGGCTACGAACGCACGCACTATCGGGGAGCTCACGCGGCTACTCGTTACCGAGATACGGGCGACTCTCAGTCGCCTGCGATGGACTCAACCCGACCTCAGCGAGCGAGCGGGAGTCCCTCTACGAACGTTGGAGAAGATCTTGCGATCGGACAGTGCACTCGACGTCGAGCAACTCGACCAAATCGCCAAGGCGTTCGGCATCAGCCCCGAGGAGCTGATCGCCGCCGCCCGTCACAACGAGAACATCTACTTACCCAACGGCCGGCTCAACCCGGAACTCATCGCGGGCACGGCCCCTTCGGCCGAGACAATTGCGCGCATCGCCGCGCGCCATCCTTCGTCGGACGCGGGATAA
- a CDS encoding WhiB family transcriptional regulator, producing the protein MSDWWHESACRGHKSPELWCRNTVDPAAAVARRICFQDCPVRLECGAWGLQSGEHELVAGGYRLWHSGDARRLRAEHPDVTPGARVAAGGGNQAKDFTCSDCGTVFTATRTTLEFPLCQPCRKGLVPAQEVRQHIQMLLDSGLRMFRIDELARVIPGTTSAFMRPKSARKWTKAETAERIRAVGLPEAMSA; encoded by the coding sequence ATGAGCGACTGGTGGCATGAGTCCGCGTGCCGTGGACACAAGAGCCCAGAGTTGTGGTGCCGCAATACCGTCGACCCGGCCGCGGCTGTTGCGCGCAGAATCTGCTTCCAGGACTGCCCGGTGCGGCTCGAGTGCGGCGCATGGGGATTACAAAGTGGCGAACACGAGCTGGTGGCCGGTGGTTACCGTCTGTGGCACAGCGGCGATGCGCGGCGCTTGCGGGCCGAACACCCGGACGTCACTCCAGGGGCGAGAGTCGCTGCGGGTGGCGGAAATCAGGCGAAGGATTTCACCTGCAGCGACTGCGGCACCGTGTTTACCGCCACTCGGACAACCCTTGAGTTCCCGTTGTGCCAGCCGTGCCGTAAGGGCCTCGTACCAGCCCAGGAGGTCCGTCAACACATCCAAATGTTGCTGGACTCGGGGCTGAGGATGTTCCGGATCGATGAACTCGCCCGGGTCATTCCCGGCACGACCTCCGCGTTCATGCGCCCGAAATCGGCGCGGAAGTGGACGAAAGCTGAGACAGCGGAACGCATCCGCGCGGTCGGGCTGCCGGAGGCGATGTCGGCATGA
- a CDS encoding helix-turn-helix domain-containing protein codes for MVSIEYTVGDVASVVPVSRYEWERMIRGIAIPSRVKYLALTMATYADPDGARIFPGQKRLALVMCVGERTVKRVLPELQALGLVARVKQGNRYAAEVNSYRLTAPPDLSQWRTVADDVLARPLLEWRSGYMTYPDGQTRWPADRHEWIGMIRRVQIPSQVKFLALMMATYANSDGTRIFPGSKQLALVMRVGVKIIDRDLPQLRELGFVELVKQGNRRGGESHEYRLSYPPDLPRRPMLDPDESKVCDGAV; via the coding sequence ATGGTCTCGATCGAGTACACGGTCGGCGACGTCGCGAGCGTCGTCCCGGTGTCCCGGTACGAGTGGGAACGCATGATCCGCGGCATCGCCATTCCGAGCCGGGTCAAATACCTGGCGTTGACGATGGCCACGTACGCCGACCCCGACGGGGCGCGCATCTTCCCCGGACAGAAGCGCCTCGCGCTGGTGATGTGTGTGGGGGAGCGGACGGTCAAGCGGGTGTTGCCGGAGTTGCAGGCGCTCGGGTTGGTGGCCCGCGTCAAACAGGGCAACCGCTATGCGGCCGAGGTCAACTCCTACCGGCTCACGGCGCCACCGGATCTGTCGCAGTGGCGGACGGTCGCCGACGACGTGCTGGCGCGGCCGCTGCTGGAATGGCGCTCGGGGTACATGACCTACCCGGACGGGCAAACCCGGTGGCCGGCCGACCGGCACGAATGGATCGGGATGATCCGGCGCGTCCAAATCCCCAGCCAGGTCAAGTTTCTGGCGTTGATGATGGCCACCTACGCCAACTCCGACGGGACCCGCATCTTCCCCGGTTCCAAGCAGCTGGCGTTGGTGATGCGGGTCGGGGTGAAGATCATCGACCGGGATCTGCCACAGCTTCGGGAGTTGGGTTTCGTCGAGCTGGTCAAACAGGGCAATCGGCGTGGCGGGGAGTCGCACGAGTACCGGCTGTCCTATCCGCCGGATTTGCCTCGGCGGCCGATGCTCGATCCGGACGAATCCAAGGTGTGCGACGGCGCGGTTTAG
- a CDS encoding recombinase RecT, with product MGQNLGDRVRQQVAQRDTNAPDTTEDTRPKTIFQAIQAVQGQLTLALPKHLDAQRIARLALTAVRKNRDLAMCSPESFAGALLTSSALGLEPDVNGECYLVPFRDKGEWECQLIVGYQGYSKLFYQSPTGAHLDAHTVYEGDDFDYEYGTASFLRHKPTRGDRGDVIFYYATARLTTGSTHFVVLTPEEVKELRNGRVGPKGKIADPQRWMEKKTCIRQVLKPLPKSPLLGVAVTVDERDGRGLFRDRLIERQAQDDLGDVIDVPASDIDTGHADVPSAPEPGGEPA from the coding sequence GTGGGACAGAACCTCGGTGATCGTGTCCGGCAGCAGGTCGCGCAGCGCGACACCAACGCACCCGACACCACAGAAGACACCCGACCCAAGACCATCTTCCAAGCGATCCAAGCAGTCCAGGGTCAGCTCACTCTCGCCCTGCCGAAACATCTCGATGCCCAGCGCATCGCGCGTCTCGCACTCACCGCGGTGCGGAAGAACCGCGACCTGGCGATGTGCTCACCGGAGAGTTTCGCCGGCGCGCTACTGACCAGCTCGGCGCTGGGGCTGGAACCTGATGTGAACGGTGAGTGCTACCTGGTCCCTTTCCGGGACAAGGGCGAGTGGGAATGCCAGCTGATCGTCGGGTACCAGGGGTACTCGAAGCTGTTCTACCAGTCACCGACCGGCGCGCACCTGGACGCCCACACCGTGTACGAGGGCGACGACTTCGACTACGAGTACGGCACCGCGTCGTTCCTGCGGCACAAGCCCACCCGCGGGGACCGCGGTGACGTGATCTTCTACTACGCCACCGCCCGACTCACCACGGGCTCAACACATTTCGTGGTCCTCACCCCCGAGGAAGTGAAGGAACTGCGCAACGGGCGCGTCGGACCCAAAGGCAAGATCGCCGACCCGCAACGGTGGATGGAAAAGAAGACGTGCATCCGCCAGGTCCTCAAACCGCTCCCGAAATCGCCGCTCCTCGGGGTCGCTGTCACTGTCGACGAACGGGACGGGCGCGGCCTGTTCCGTGATCGGCTCATCGAGCGCCAGGCCCAAGACGACCTCGGTGACGTGATCGATGTCCCCGCCTCCGATATCGACACCGGCCACGCTGACGTACCTTCCGCGCCCGAGCCGGGCGGAGAACCAGCATGA
- a CDS encoding helix-turn-helix domain-containing protein, with the protein MGGSTAWSQNIAARVNTTIEDSGLSVREVADQSGIARETLRRRLANLTPFTVDELEAIAEVLDADSDTFLNSDYWSQAS; encoded by the coding sequence ATGGGTGGTTCAACCGCATGGTCACAGAACATAGCCGCGAGAGTAAACACGACAATCGAGGACTCCGGACTCTCAGTCAGAGAGGTCGCGGACCAATCAGGAATCGCCCGGGAAACCCTCCGCCGGCGGCTGGCCAACCTGACGCCATTCACCGTCGACGAACTCGAGGCCATCGCCGAAGTCCTCGACGCGGATTCTGACACCTTCCTCAACTCCGACTACTGGTCGCAGGCGTCATGA
- a CDS encoding site-specific integrase, with translation MGAMALSGQDLAVLRESGVAGLRGRDRDEFWLWLAGRSFTEGTREEYYKQALRYRKWLVANEAHPDALDDGAAHDDAVVAYLTEFPATHNVTLAALRAFYAYLGFSEVGVEPVDVPQAVPGALTRQEVSRVRAAAAARSARDYALVELGLQVGPTTSELLALNAEDLSLSARAGWIRLTSLDGAVRDRELTRPTTRVLEGWLAVRRSILDGDGCRRPRIRSEHALFISLNTRQRFEDNRSLRRVVARVGAAADVVRPLLNPARLRATAETRLLASGMDPREVAAWMGQKHVNTPRVRALMGGAGALSAVVEVGSEPQQLSLDLGL, from the coding sequence ATGGGCGCGATGGCGTTGAGTGGGCAGGATTTGGCGGTTTTGCGGGAGTCCGGTGTAGCCGGATTGCGTGGCCGGGATCGGGACGAGTTCTGGCTGTGGTTGGCCGGGCGTTCGTTTACCGAGGGGACGCGGGAGGAGTACTACAAGCAGGCGCTCCGATATCGAAAGTGGTTGGTGGCCAACGAGGCTCATCCAGACGCGTTGGATGACGGAGCGGCACACGATGATGCGGTGGTGGCGTATTTGACGGAGTTCCCGGCGACACACAATGTGACGCTGGCGGCTCTGCGCGCGTTCTACGCGTACCTCGGGTTCAGTGAGGTCGGAGTGGAGCCGGTAGACGTCCCGCAGGCGGTGCCGGGTGCGTTGACACGGCAGGAGGTGTCACGGGTGCGAGCAGCAGCAGCTGCGCGATCGGCACGCGATTACGCGCTGGTGGAGTTGGGGTTGCAGGTCGGTCCGACGACCTCAGAATTGTTGGCGCTCAATGCCGAAGACCTTTCGCTGTCGGCGCGGGCCGGATGGATTCGGTTGACGTCTCTGGACGGGGCTGTGCGGGATCGGGAGCTGACGCGCCCCACAACACGGGTTCTCGAGGGCTGGTTGGCCGTGCGACGCTCAATCCTGGACGGCGACGGATGCCGGCGGCCTCGAATCAGGTCCGAGCATGCGCTGTTCATCAGCCTGAATACGCGCCAGCGCTTCGAGGACAACCGAAGCTTGCGCAGGGTTGTGGCCAGAGTCGGGGCTGCCGCTGATGTGGTGCGTCCACTGCTGAATCCTGCCCGGCTGCGTGCAACAGCCGAAACTCGGTTACTCGCTTCAGGGATGGACCCGAGAGAGGTAGCCGCGTGGATGGGCCAAAAGCATGTAAACACACCACGGGTGCGGGCGCTGATGGGCGGTGCCGGGGCGCTGTCAGCAGTCGTCGAGGTGGGATCGGAGCCCCAGCAGCTGAGCCTCGACTTAGGGTTGTGA
- a CDS encoding 3'-5' exonuclease, producing the protein MTDQLTTGPVRQAIWREMPLAAFDLETTGRDPLSARIVTACVIRIDGVDKSTRTWLLNPGVAIPAEAAAVHGVSTDRARAEGQDYAEGYREIRDELERIWADGAIVAIYNASYDLTIIDCEGRRLGYPPLVVGPVVDPFVLDREVDKFRRGRRTLGVTCEHYGIELGEAAHNADADALATARLAWKLPRLFPLIADLDAEQLMAAQADWHRARQVDYAAYLRRSGEDDSQVCGDWPLRAAAVTR; encoded by the coding sequence GTGACCGACCAACTCACCACAGGTCCCGTCAGGCAAGCCATCTGGCGGGAAATGCCTTTGGCTGCTTTCGATCTGGAAACCACCGGCCGTGACCCATTGTCGGCGCGGATCGTGACCGCGTGCGTGATCCGTATCGACGGGGTCGACAAGTCCACCCGCACCTGGTTGCTCAACCCGGGTGTAGCGATCCCCGCCGAGGCCGCCGCTGTGCACGGGGTGAGCACCGACCGTGCTCGTGCCGAAGGACAGGACTACGCCGAGGGCTACCGGGAGATCCGCGACGAACTCGAACGCATCTGGGCGGACGGCGCGATCGTGGCCATCTACAACGCCTCCTACGACCTGACGATCATCGACTGCGAAGGCCGGCGGCTGGGCTACCCGCCCTTGGTCGTCGGGCCGGTCGTGGACCCGTTCGTCCTCGATCGTGAGGTCGACAAATTCCGGCGCGGCCGCCGCACGCTCGGCGTGACCTGCGAGCACTACGGCATCGAGTTGGGGGAGGCCGCGCACAACGCCGACGCCGACGCGCTGGCGACCGCCCGGCTGGCATGGAAGCTGCCGCGCCTGTTTCCCCTCATCGCTGACCTGGACGCTGAGCAGTTGATGGCAGCACAAGCGGATTGGCATCGGGCACGGCAGGTCGATTACGCCGCCTATCTGCGCCGCTCCGGCGAAGACGACTCGCAGGTGTGCGGGGACTGGCCGCTGCGCGCCGCGGCGGTGACCCGATGA
- a CDS encoding YqaJ viral recombinase family nuclease — translation MSILDHCEEVLPYGAERSEWLRVRREGLGGSDCAAVMGMRGPYASPYTVWEDKTGRAPEVDETEDMLWGNLLEPVIRAEAMRRLGLTFTLPGTLRSLEHPWQQTNLDGFASDGGIIECKNTGQWMAADWDGQIPDPAELQCQHNMAVSGATHAWVAGLVGGNRLKTVRVERDDGLIADIIAEEHRLWHRHVLTDTPPPMDPSDATRTALIRRFALEDRTIALDDLEDDTTLLRALELAEQWQSGRAREAAGKSAKVQAEAELRLIMAGANRVTVAGETIARITGGGWAPKQFEDAEPETAALYRKKVDVIDSAGLRKDHPDLWRKYQSQVFKAMPYISDTEG, via the coding sequence ATGAGCATCCTCGACCACTGCGAGGAAGTACTGCCCTACGGCGCCGAACGCTCCGAGTGGTTACGGGTGCGCCGCGAAGGCTTGGGCGGGTCGGACTGCGCGGCGGTCATGGGGATGCGCGGCCCCTATGCCAGCCCGTACACCGTGTGGGAAGACAAGACCGGTCGCGCACCGGAGGTCGACGAGACCGAAGACATGTTGTGGGGCAATCTCCTCGAGCCGGTCATCCGCGCCGAGGCGATGCGCCGACTCGGCCTCACGTTCACCCTGCCCGGCACACTGCGCTCGCTCGAACATCCTTGGCAGCAAACCAATCTCGACGGATTCGCCAGCGACGGCGGGATCATCGAGTGCAAGAACACCGGGCAGTGGATGGCCGCCGATTGGGACGGGCAGATCCCCGATCCTGCCGAGCTGCAATGCCAGCACAACATGGCCGTCAGTGGCGCCACACACGCGTGGGTGGCCGGCCTGGTCGGTGGCAACCGATTGAAAACCGTGCGGGTCGAGCGCGACGACGGCCTGATCGCGGACATCATCGCCGAGGAACACCGGCTCTGGCACCGGCATGTCCTCACCGACACCCCGCCGCCGATGGACCCCTCCGACGCGACCCGGACCGCGCTGATCCGCCGCTTCGCCCTCGAGGATCGCACGATCGCGCTCGACGATCTGGAGGATGACACCACCCTGCTGCGAGCGCTGGAGCTGGCGGAGCAGTGGCAGAGCGGCCGCGCACGAGAAGCCGCGGGGAAGTCCGCGAAGGTTCAGGCCGAAGCCGAACTGCGGTTGATCATGGCCGGCGCGAACCGGGTCACCGTCGCGGGAGAGACCATCGCACGCATCACCGGCGGCGGCTGGGCACCGAAGCAATTCGAGGACGCCGAGCCGGAAACCGCTGCCCTGTACCGCAAGAAGGTCGACGTCATCGACTCGGCAGGGCTGCGCAAGGACCACCCGGACCTGTGGCGCAAGTACCAATCGCAGGTCTTCAAGGCCATGCCCTATATCTCTGACACGGAAGGCTGA
- a CDS encoding helix-turn-helix domain-containing protein has product MDGGESAAIGRRIQAQRVRAGMSRPVMADLLGKSAEWLKAIENGRLQTPRLPMLLRIAQALDLADLSILTGDGMTVPVVVFAGQRHAALTEVQAALTDFRITNSDLPSSPQYLAERLRQAWHIRHSSPDHRTQLGAVLPGLIRDTQSAARQMGEERRTARKLLAGVYQLADFYVAYQPAPELVWMVADRGMNEGYESDDPYVIACSAWAMVQALRDSGRWEEAVDLARDSVTRLSPFTDRDGTADDWRGIAGALDAEIGYVHARRGRYGDAWAHWERAEKVVKKLGPAYRHVQTSFSVPVMSAHAVTLSVELRRAGEALQAASGFDASQIISVPRRSRHFIEVARAHAQRGESVATLAMLTQAEQTAPETIKYNGFARELLLDLQKKPPTGRRDEVRELSRRVGVAA; this is encoded by the coding sequence GTGGATGGCGGGGAAAGCGCCGCAATCGGTCGGCGGATTCAGGCACAGCGCGTACGGGCCGGGATGTCCCGGCCCGTAATGGCAGACCTATTGGGCAAATCGGCCGAGTGGCTGAAGGCTATCGAGAACGGCCGCTTGCAGACTCCACGCCTGCCGATGCTGCTTCGCATCGCCCAGGCTTTGGACTTGGCGGACTTGTCGATCCTCACCGGGGACGGCATGACGGTGCCTGTCGTTGTCTTCGCCGGCCAGCGGCATGCTGCTTTGACGGAAGTGCAAGCCGCGCTCACTGATTTCCGGATCACGAACAGCGACCTGCCGTCGAGCCCGCAATATCTGGCCGAACGGCTTCGGCAGGCTTGGCACATCAGGCATTCCAGTCCCGACCATCGCACCCAGTTGGGCGCGGTGCTTCCTGGCCTGATCCGCGACACGCAGAGTGCTGCGCGGCAGATGGGGGAGGAACGTCGGACTGCGCGCAAACTGCTGGCTGGGGTTTACCAGCTTGCGGACTTTTACGTTGCGTATCAGCCGGCACCGGAGTTGGTGTGGATGGTCGCCGACCGGGGCATGAATGAGGGCTACGAAAGTGACGATCCCTATGTGATCGCCTGCAGCGCTTGGGCAATGGTGCAGGCTCTACGTGACAGTGGCCGGTGGGAGGAAGCAGTTGATCTGGCTCGCGATTCGGTGACGCGGTTGTCTCCGTTCACCGATCGGGACGGGACTGCCGACGACTGGCGGGGGATCGCTGGGGCATTGGACGCCGAGATCGGTTACGTCCACGCCCGCCGCGGACGATACGGGGATGCTTGGGCTCATTGGGAGCGTGCTGAGAAGGTCGTGAAGAAGCTCGGGCCCGCGTATCGGCACGTTCAGACGTCGTTCTCGGTGCCGGTGATGTCTGCGCACGCGGTCACGTTGAGTGTGGAGTTGCGCCGCGCTGGCGAGGCATTGCAAGCAGCGAGTGGATTCGATGCAAGTCAGATCATTTCGGTACCGCGACGTAGCCGGCACTTCATCGAAGTGGCGCGAGCGCATGCGCAGCGCGGTGAATCAGTGGCGACGCTCGCAATGTTGACGCAGGCCGAGCAGACGGCACCAGAGACGATCAAGTACAACGGTTTCGCGCGGGAGCTACTTCTCGACCTGCAGAAGAAGCCGCCTACGGGACGGCGCGACGAGGTTCGCGAACTCAGCCGCAGAGTCGGCGTCGCGGCGTAA